The Acidobacteriota bacterium genomic interval AATTTTGGCGAGCCTCCCAATAAGAATGTTTGTCCTGTATGCCTTGGTTTGCCGGGCGCCCTTCCTGTTTTGAATGAGGAAGTGGTGAATTTTTCGATTAAATTAGCCCTTGCTTTGAATATGAAAATAAATTTAATATCGAGATTCAGCAGAAAAAATTATTTTTATCCGGATCTTCCAAAAGGCTATCAGATAACTCAGTATGATCTTCCTCTTGCTGTTGGTGGGTATCTTGAGCTTGATGGAGATAGAAAGGTTGTAATTGAAAGGATAAATCTTGAAGAGGATGCTGGAAAATCAATTCATGATGGGATGCCCGACTCCAATAAAAAAACCTACCTTGATTTTAACAGATCAGGAATACCTTTAATTGAGATAGTAACTAAACCTGAAATTTACTCACCTGAGGAAGCAGTTCAATTTGTGATGAAATTGAGGTTAATTTTGCAATACCTTGAAATATGCGATGGAAATATGGAAGAAGGAAGTCTAAGGTGTGATGCCAATGTATCCCAGAAAAAGATTGGGAAAGAGGAACTCGGTACTAAAACAGAAATAAAAAATTTGAATTCATTCAAGTTTTTACATAAAGCTCTGGAATATGAAATAAAAAGACAGGAAGAACTTTTGAATAGAGGAGAAAAAATATTCCATGAAACAAGATTGTATGATTCTTCCTCAGGAAAAACATTTCCGATGAGGTCAAAGGAAGAAGCCCATGATTACAGATACTTTCCTGAACCAGATTTATTGCCTCTTAGAATAAGTAAAGATAGAATTCAGTTGATAAAGTCAAATATTCCAGAGCTTCCTGACAGTAAGAGAAAAAGATTTAGAGAAAAGTATGGAATTCCTTCTTATGACTGTGAAATTTTAACAAGTTCAAGATTGATTGCTGATTATTTTGAGGAAACAGTTAAATATTGTAAAATGCCTAAAAATGCAAGTAACTGGATCATGGGAGA includes:
- the gatB gene encoding Asp-tRNA(Asn)/Glu-tRNA(Gln) amidotransferase subunit GatB, whose product is MYQSVIGLEIHAQLLTKTKLFCSCSTNFGEPPNKNVCPVCLGLPGALPVLNEEVVNFSIKLALALNMKINLISRFSRKNYFYPDLPKGYQITQYDLPLAVGGYLELDGDRKVVIERINLEEDAGKSIHDGMPDSNKKTYLDFNRSGIPLIEIVTKPEIYSPEEAVQFVMKLRLILQYLEICDGNMEEGSLRCDANVSQKKIGKEELGTKTEIKNLNSFKFLHKALEYEIKRQEELLNRGEKIFHETRLYDSSSGKTFPMRSKEEAHDYRYFPEPDLLPLRISKDRIQLIKSNIPELPDSKRKRFREKYGIPSYDCEILTSSRLIADYFEETVKYCKMPKNASNWIMGEVLRYLNDENIDFNEFKLPPEYLAELIIRVENGEIPISVAKEIFPLMAREKKRVDEILQEKKIELITDDERIREIIEEVFKENPLALKQLKEGKTQVISFLIGQVLKKMERKGNPNQIKRLLEKVLNEKHTE